In Ochrobactrum sp. Marseille-Q0166, a single genomic region encodes these proteins:
- a CDS encoding phage major capsid protein, producing the protein MEKNHAIPLETKSVETKALGNNSDVSEAFDEFMTAFSAFREANDERLKKVEKSADVDVLLREKVDRINRSLDEQKHALDQYVLKNARPQLGKGNAVVDTEHKQAFDGYVRRGDEQAMRGIEQKAHSYASGPDGGYLVPAELESEIGRRLAVLSPIRGISSVRQVSGAVLKKPFSVSGPATGWVGETDARPQTASAKLAELQFPTMEIYAMPAATSSLLDDAAVNVEQWIAEEVEAAFAEQEGAAFITGNGLNKPMGFLSYSTVDDASWEWGKIGHIATGVDGALPASDPSDKLIELIYALKAGYRQNANFVMNRKTQSVLRKLKDADGNYLWQPPAAVGEKASLMGFGLVEAEHMPDIAADGTPIAFGDFERGYLVVDRIGVRVLRDPYSAKPYVLFYTTKRVGGGVQDFDAIKLLKFAA; encoded by the coding sequence ATGGAAAAAAATCATGCAATCCCGCTCGAAACAAAGAGCGTGGAAACGAAGGCGCTTGGGAATAATAGCGATGTGTCGGAAGCATTCGACGAATTCATGACGGCTTTCTCGGCGTTTCGTGAAGCCAATGATGAGCGTCTGAAAAAGGTTGAGAAGAGCGCCGATGTTGATGTGCTGCTGCGCGAAAAGGTTGACCGTATCAACCGCTCACTCGACGAACAAAAACACGCACTTGATCAGTATGTATTGAAAAATGCGCGCCCACAGCTTGGTAAGGGCAATGCGGTTGTTGATACCGAGCATAAGCAGGCCTTTGATGGTTATGTGCGCCGTGGTGACGAGCAGGCGATGCGTGGCATTGAGCAGAAGGCACATTCTTATGCCTCTGGTCCGGATGGTGGTTATCTGGTGCCTGCGGAGCTAGAAAGCGAAATCGGTCGTCGTCTGGCTGTGCTGTCACCTATCCGCGGCATTTCCAGTGTGCGTCAGGTGTCTGGTGCGGTGCTGAAAAAGCCATTCTCGGTGAGTGGTCCGGCAACAGGCTGGGTTGGTGAAACCGATGCACGTCCACAGACCGCTTCGGCAAAACTGGCAGAGTTGCAGTTCCCGACAATGGAAATCTATGCCATGCCAGCCGCCACTTCGTCATTGCTTGACGATGCAGCTGTCAACGTTGAACAGTGGATTGCCGAAGAAGTGGAAGCAGCCTTTGCCGAACAGGAAGGCGCTGCCTTCATCACTGGCAATGGCCTCAACAAGCCGATGGGCTTCCTGAGCTACAGCACCGTTGATGATGCAAGCTGGGAGTGGGGCAAGATCGGCCACATAGCGACTGGGGTTGACGGTGCACTGCCAGCATCCGATCCATCCGACAAGCTGATTGAACTTATCTATGCGCTGAAGGCCGGTTATCGCCAGAACGCAAATTTCGTGATGAACCGCAAGACGCAGAGCGTGTTGCGCAAGCTCAAAGATGCGGACGGCAATTATCTTTGGCAGCCGCCAGCGGCTGTTGGTGAAAAGGCGTCGCTGATGGGCTTTGGTCTGGTCGAGGCCGAGCATATGCCGGATATTGCTGCTGACGGAACGCCGATAGCCTTTGGCGATTTCGAACGTGGCTATCTGGTGGTGGATCGCATCGGCGTACGTGTGTTGCGTGATCCATATTCCGCCAAGCCATATGTACTCTTCTACACCACCAAGCGGGTCGGCGGCGGTGTGCAGGACTTCGATGCAATCAAGCTTCTGAAGTTCGCAGCCTGA
- a CDS encoding phage head closure protein: protein MNKVLLIDPSQFSTELALDAMQSVADGMGGYKEIWSEVATLWGKIEPISSTPSGQVRPFPELTHRIYVRYREDITSDKRFRKGERIFTLRSVYDPDESKRYLTCLAVEVGR, encoded by the coding sequence GTGAATAAAGTTCTATTGATTGACCCAAGCCAGTTCTCAACAGAGTTGGCTTTGGATGCTATGCAGTCTGTTGCTGATGGCATGGGTGGGTACAAAGAAATTTGGTCCGAGGTGGCAACGCTATGGGGAAAAATAGAGCCGATATCAAGTACCCCGAGTGGACAAGTTCGTCCTTTTCCAGAGCTTACGCACCGCATTTATGTGCGTTACCGCGAGGATATTACGTCCGATAAGCGTTTTCGCAAAGGCGAACGCATCTTCACCCTGCGTTCGGTTTACGATCCCGATGAAAGCAAACGCTACCTGACTTGTTTGGCAGTTGAGGTAGGGCGTTGA
- a CDS encoding phage tail tape measure protein — protein sequence MTDENVTVSVEADTSAFDRALTDLEKRSSSFGSSLTTALKSAIVSGKGLDDVLRGLASSLAGSALSAGLQPLQSLGSSLMSGVMGSIRGIMPFAKGGVVSSPTYFGMGNGSLGLTGEAGAEAILPLARGADGRLGVATGGSGSKPVQVVFNMTSPDVSSFRKSEAQLSTMLAGAVRRGARRM from the coding sequence ATGACAGATGAAAACGTAACCGTTTCCGTCGAGGCGGATACGAGCGCCTTCGATCGCGCTCTGACCGACCTTGAAAAACGTTCGTCAAGCTTCGGCTCAAGTCTGACGACAGCGCTGAAAAGTGCAATCGTTTCCGGCAAGGGGCTTGATGATGTGCTGCGCGGCCTTGCCAGTAGTCTGGCCGGTTCTGCGCTTTCCGCGGGACTTCAGCCACTGCAAAGCCTCGGCTCATCGCTGATGTCGGGTGTGATGGGCAGCATTCGCGGCATCATGCCTTTTGCCAAGGGCGGAGTGGTTTCAAGCCCCACTTATTTTGGTATGGGGAATGGTTCACTGGGCCTTACGGGTGAGGCGGGCGCGGAAGCGATCCTGCCGCTTGCGCGCGGTGCTGATGGCAGGCTGGGCGTCGCCACCGGGGGCAGTGGCTCCAAACCCGTGCAGGTCGTGTTCAACATGACATCGCCCGACGTATCTTCCTTCCGCAAATCCGAAGCACAGCTGTCAACCATGCTTGCGGGTGCTGTGCGCCGCGGCGCACGGAGAATGTGA
- a CDS encoding phage major tail protein, TP901-1 family, with translation MAAQRGKDILLKIAHGTDQFETCAGLRTKRIAFNAETVDVTDADAAGRWRQLLAGSGVQRASVSGSGIFKDAISDALVRSVFFAGEIRNWQIVLPDFGTITGPFQIVALEYSGNHDAEVTFEVALESAGLIAFGDAI, from the coding sequence ATGGCAGCTCAACGCGGCAAGGACATCTTGCTGAAAATTGCGCATGGCACAGACCAGTTTGAAACCTGTGCAGGCCTGCGCACCAAACGCATTGCATTCAATGCCGAGACCGTCGATGTGACAGATGCGGATGCGGCCGGTCGTTGGCGGCAATTATTGGCCGGAAGCGGAGTTCAACGTGCTTCGGTCAGTGGATCGGGGATATTCAAGGATGCAATATCGGATGCGCTCGTCCGTAGTGTCTTCTTTGCCGGCGAGATTCGCAACTGGCAGATCGTCCTGCCCGATTTCGGCACCATCACCGGTCCCTTCCAAATTGTGGCCCTTGAATATAGTGGCAATCACGATGCGGAAGTGACGTTTGAAGTTGCGCTTGAATCTGCAGGGCTGATCGCCTTTGGAGACGCGATATGA
- a CDS encoding gene transfer agent family protein translates to MMVNRHRGEVAAKLDGRDWTLCLTLGALAQLESAFAADNLSDLIARFSGGKLSAFDMQRIICAGLHGGGHDVPLEDVAEMRADGGASGYARIVSALLTATFGTEESVSSSNP, encoded by the coding sequence ATGATGGTCAATCGCCATCGTGGTGAGGTTGCAGCGAAACTCGATGGCCGCGACTGGACACTTTGCCTGACGCTGGGTGCGCTGGCACAACTTGAATCTGCTTTTGCAGCAGATAATCTTTCTGACTTGATTGCCCGATTTTCGGGTGGGAAACTTTCTGCCTTCGATATGCAGCGCATCATCTGTGCCGGCCTGCATGGCGGCGGACATGACGTGCCTCTTGAAGATGTAGCGGAGATGCGCGCAGACGGTGGTGCCAGCGGCTATGCCCGCATCGTTTCCGCGTTGCTGACCGCGACCTTCGGAACGGAAGAAAGCGTTTCTTCTTCAAACCCTTGA
- a CDS encoding rcc01693 family protein — translation MSAAVESVPSRQPFPWEEVMRAGFGLLRLSSKDFWAMTPRELGAVLGPVSQSMNAPSRAILDALMHAFPDR, via the coding sequence TTGAGTGCCGCAGTTGAATCAGTTCCTTCACGTCAGCCTTTTCCCTGGGAAGAGGTGATGCGTGCAGGTTTTGGTTTGCTGCGGCTTTCCTCAAAAGACTTCTGGGCCATGACCCCACGCGAACTTGGCGCCGTTCTCGGACCCGTTTCGCAGAGCATGAATGCTCCTTCGCGTGCGATACTCGACGCGCTGATGCACGCCTTTCCCGACAGGTAA
- a CDS encoding DUF6107 family protein, translating into MSNLSETVMSSETAFVWFAKIVGAVAGSAVSLAYMLPNGKREAAIRFAVGIICGMIFGGAAGVKIAETLSLEPLLGRAELMLMGATGASLAAWSVLGILKRFAERMKHAQLPGLPDSQRSRNDKT; encoded by the coding sequence ATGAGCAATCTGAGCGAAACCGTTATGTCGTCTGAGACAGCATTTGTTTGGTTCGCAAAGATTGTGGGAGCTGTCGCCGGGTCTGCAGTTTCACTTGCTTACATGCTGCCCAATGGCAAGCGGGAGGCAGCCATTCGTTTTGCCGTTGGTATTATCTGCGGAATGATTTTTGGCGGCGCCGCAGGTGTGAAAATTGCTGAAACGCTGAGCCTCGAACCGTTGCTTGGCCGAGCTGAACTCATGTTGATGGGGGCAACTGGTGCAAGCCTCGCTGCCTGGTCAGTGCTTGGTATTCTCAAACGATTTGCCGAGCGCATGAAACATGCGCAGCTTCCCGGTCTTCCAGATTCGCAAAGGAGCAGGAATGATAAAACTTGA
- a CDS encoding DUF2460 domain-containing protein codes for MEAFHDVRFPLGVSFGATSGAEWRNEIVTLTSGMEKRNARWAHSRRHFDAGTGLRSLDDLRSVLAFFEARRGSLHSFRFRDPFDFSSASGSFAPSFTDQVIGTGDGTTATFQLVKHYEAYSRPITRVVVDSVQIGVDGVKLDEGEAFTIGHATGIVSFTPDYVPAYGAQVTAGFLFDVPVRFDTDRLTASIASFQAGEIPSIPIIEVKA; via the coding sequence ATGGAAGCCTTTCACGATGTACGCTTTCCGCTTGGCGTTTCATTCGGTGCGACGAGCGGGGCGGAATGGCGCAATGAAATCGTCACGCTCACATCAGGCATGGAAAAGCGCAATGCCCGATGGGCGCATTCACGCAGACATTTCGATGCGGGAACCGGTCTGCGGTCGCTGGATGATCTGAGATCCGTGCTCGCTTTTTTCGAAGCAAGACGCGGATCTCTTCATAGTTTTCGCTTCCGCGATCCGTTCGACTTTTCTTCGGCTTCGGGCAGTTTCGCACCATCCTTTACTGATCAGGTGATCGGAACAGGCGATGGCACAACAGCCACATTCCAGCTTGTCAAACACTACGAAGCATATAGCCGCCCGATTACGCGTGTCGTTGTGGATTCGGTGCAGATTGGTGTTGACGGCGTGAAGCTCGATGAGGGTGAGGCTTTCACAATCGGCCATGCGACGGGAATTGTATCTTTTACCCCGGACTATGTGCCCGCTTATGGCGCACAGGTAACGGCTGGTTTTCTGTTCGATGTGCCAGTTCGCTTCGATACAGATCGTCTGACAGCCAGCATTGCTTCCTTTCAGGCGGGCGAAATCCCATCCATTCCCATTATCGAGGTCAAGGCATGA
- a CDS encoding DUF3168 domain-containing protein, with the protein MKNSAAALQKALYDALKNDEELIETLGGEHVYDHVPFKTPYPYITLGETLTKDWSTASEPGGEHFINIQIWAREAGRKRVLEIAGRIATKLDEEPLDLNGHRVVNLMLTEVLARNTDGFGSYLGTMRYRAVTEPVS; encoded by the coding sequence ATGAAAAACAGCGCGGCAGCATTGCAGAAAGCACTTTATGACGCCTTGAAGAATGATGAAGAACTTATTGAAACGCTTGGTGGAGAACATGTTTATGATCATGTTCCATTCAAAACACCATATCCTTACATCACTCTGGGCGAGACTTTAACAAAGGACTGGAGCACTGCTAGTGAGCCAGGCGGCGAACATTTTATAAATATCCAGATATGGGCGCGTGAAGCGGGTCGCAAACGCGTGCTTGAAATTGCCGGACGCATCGCGACGAAGCTTGATGAAGAACCGCTCGATCTCAATGGTCACCGCGTTGTCAATCTCATGCTGACTGAAGTTTTGGCCCGTAACACAGACGGGTTCGGCAGCTACCTCGGCACCATGCGCTATCGCGCTGTGACCGAACCAGTAAGCTAG
- a CDS encoding phage portal protein → MAWNWPWRKAAANAPSYSDAGREKKSAHGFVALHMERGPSWIARDYTSLAREGFMRNPVAHRCVRLIAEAASNVPWLLYEGTTEHETHPLLDLIAIPQSGLDGSSFFERLYGHLLISGNAYVERVDLPSGRSELHLLRPERVTLETSSDGWPQSLVYRSANTSRMVSLAGAGCCGLHLKLFHPLDDHYGFPPLEAALMALDLHNAAGAWNKALLDNSARPSGALVYAPKDGGNLTEEQFDRLKTELEEGYTGASGAGRPLLLEGGLDWKAMGYSPQDMDFIEAKNGAARDIALAFGVPPMLLGIPGDNTYANYAEANRAFYRLTVLPLINRTAKAFGCWLGPLFGDDLRLEHDTDRIEGLSLERESLWRRVSEASFLSDDEKRDAVGYQPRQKRTVS, encoded by the coding sequence ATGGCGTGGAACTGGCCGTGGCGCAAAGCTGCCGCGAATGCGCCCTCGTATTCTGATGCGGGGCGAGAGAAAAAGAGCGCACATGGTTTTGTGGCCTTGCATATGGAGCGTGGGCCATCGTGGATTGCGCGCGATTATACGTCGCTTGCCCGTGAGGGCTTCATGCGCAATCCGGTCGCGCACCGCTGTGTCCGTCTGATCGCCGAAGCAGCCAGCAATGTGCCATGGCTGCTTTATGAAGGCACAACCGAACATGAAACGCATCCGCTGCTCGACCTCATAGCGATACCGCAATCCGGCCTTGATGGTAGCAGTTTCTTCGAACGACTTTATGGACATTTGCTGATTTCGGGCAATGCTTATGTGGAGCGTGTCGATCTGCCAAGCGGCCGAAGTGAGTTGCATCTTTTGCGCCCTGAAAGGGTGACGCTGGAAACATCAAGCGATGGCTGGCCCCAATCGCTCGTCTATCGTTCAGCCAATACGAGCCGCATGGTTTCACTTGCCGGGGCAGGGTGTTGTGGACTGCATCTCAAATTATTTCATCCGCTGGATGACCATTATGGCTTTCCGCCGCTTGAGGCTGCTCTCATGGCGCTTGATCTGCACAATGCAGCGGGTGCATGGAATAAGGCTCTGCTTGATAATTCTGCACGGCCTTCCGGTGCGTTGGTCTATGCACCGAAAGACGGTGGCAACCTGACTGAAGAGCAGTTTGATCGCCTCAAAACCGAGCTTGAGGAGGGGTACACCGGCGCCTCTGGCGCTGGGCGGCCACTGCTTCTTGAAGGCGGGCTGGACTGGAAAGCTATGGGTTACAGTCCACAAGATATGGACTTCATCGAAGCTAAAAACGGGGCCGCGCGCGATATCGCTCTGGCATTTGGTGTGCCACCGATGCTGCTCGGCATTCCGGGCGATAACACTTATGCCAATTATGCCGAGGCCAATCGTGCCTTTTACCGCCTGACCGTGCTGCCGCTCATCAACCGCACCGCCAAGGCTTTTGGCTGCTGGCTCGGTCCTTTGTTTGGCGATGATCTCAGACTTGAGCACGATACTGACCGCATCGAAGGTCTGTCGCTGGAGCGGGAGTCGCTCTGGCGTCGCGTGTCGGAGGCTTCGTTCCTGAGCGATGACGAAAAACGCGATGCGGTTGGTTATCAGCCGCGTCAGAAGAGGACAGTTTCATGA
- a CDS encoding HK97 family phage prohead protease, whose product MIKLETKRASLALDDVEIDGSFCGYASVFGLADLGNDMIEKGAFAKSLLSRKSSGVRMLWQHDAAEPIGVWTDIREDARGLYVEGRLAKGVARAREALELMRAGGLDGLSIGFRTVKARKDARTGLRHIIEADLWEISVVTFPMLPQARIDNLKVDLPTVREFERWLTRDAGLSRSAARMVIAKGYSALAALQGRDGRDAFRADDKALAQRIRAACKMMTLN is encoded by the coding sequence ATGATAAAACTTGAAACCAAGCGCGCATCGCTTGCGCTTGATGATGTTGAAATCGACGGCAGCTTTTGCGGATATGCAAGCGTGTTTGGTTTGGCTGACCTCGGCAATGACATGATCGAAAAAGGCGCTTTTGCGAAGTCGCTTTTGTCTCGCAAATCATCCGGTGTACGTATGCTCTGGCAGCATGATGCAGCCGAACCAATTGGGGTCTGGACTGATATTCGCGAAGATGCACGCGGTCTTTATGTCGAAGGAAGACTGGCCAAAGGTGTGGCACGGGCACGCGAGGCGCTGGAACTGATGCGCGCTGGTGGGCTGGATGGCTTGTCCATTGGCTTCCGCACCGTCAAAGCGCGCAAAGATGCACGGACCGGCTTACGACACATAATCGAAGCGGATCTCTGGGAAATCTCGGTGGTCACGTTTCCCATGCTGCCGCAGGCACGCATCGATAATCTGAAGGTAGATTTGCCGACAGTCAGAGAATTTGAACGTTGGCTCACGCGGGATGCGGGGCTGAGCCGTTCTGCTGCACGTATGGTTATAGCCAAAGGCTATTCTGCACTTGCAGCGTTACAGGGCCGGGACGGGCGGGACGCTTTCCGGGCAGATGACAAGGCACTTGCGCAGCGTATTCGCGCTGCTTGCAAGATGATGACTCTTAATTAA
- a CDS encoding terminase family protein codes for MAVDSEWLLKARDAQLPPSGGWRTWLILGGRGSGKTRAGAEWVSGMALGLPPLAARSCGHIALVGETFADAREVMVDGPSGILSVSRLSRPRYEATRRRLLWDNGAVASLYSSEDPDGLRGPQFDAAWCDELAKWKNPQATWDMLQFGLRLGDFPRQVVTTTPRAVPLLKALISDASVSMTHMRTSENAENLANGFMETINQRYAGTRLGRQELEGELIEERAGALWSRERIEQCFEDGAPELIRILVAVDPPASSGKSSDACGIVVAGLDENGFAHVLADESVNMAKPHQWARRAIALYHSFEADAVLAEVNQGGEMVAAVLAAEDATVPVLMRRASRGKWLRAEPVAALYEQGRVRHAGRFAALEDEMCDFAPEGLSSGRSPDRLDALVWALTELMLGADRKPRIRRFG; via the coding sequence ATGGCCGTGGACAGCGAATGGCTGCTCAAGGCGCGTGATGCACAATTGCCACCGTCTGGCGGCTGGCGAACCTGGCTTATTCTGGGTGGGCGTGGTTCGGGGAAAACGCGGGCCGGGGCCGAATGGGTATCGGGCATGGCGCTGGGATTGCCGCCCTTGGCGGCGCGATCTTGTGGGCATATCGCGCTGGTTGGCGAAACTTTTGCCGATGCGCGTGAGGTGATGGTGGATGGTCCTTCCGGCATATTGTCGGTCTCCCGACTGTCGCGTCCGCGCTATGAGGCAACGCGCAGGCGGCTTCTTTGGGATAACGGTGCGGTGGCATCGCTTTATTCGTCCGAAGATCCGGATGGCTTGCGCGGTCCGCAATTTGATGCAGCATGGTGTGACGAGTTGGCGAAATGGAAAAATCCGCAAGCCACATGGGACATGCTGCAATTTGGCCTGCGTCTGGGTGATTTTCCGCGTCAGGTTGTAACGACAACACCGCGTGCGGTGCCACTCTTAAAAGCGTTAATAAGCGATGCATCTGTTTCGATGACGCATATGCGCACATCCGAGAATGCTGAAAATCTGGCGAATGGTTTTATGGAGACGATCAACCAGCGTTATGCCGGAACGCGGCTGGGACGACAGGAACTTGAAGGCGAACTGATCGAAGAACGCGCAGGCGCCTTGTGGTCACGTGAGCGGATAGAACAGTGTTTTGAGGATGGTGCACCTGAACTTATCCGCATTCTGGTGGCTGTCGACCCGCCTGCTTCTTCGGGAAAGTCGTCGGATGCCTGCGGCATTGTCGTGGCGGGACTGGATGAAAATGGCTTTGCGCATGTGTTGGCTGATGAAAGCGTGAACATGGCGAAGCCGCATCAATGGGCGCGGCGGGCAATTGCGCTTTATCATTCTTTCGAGGCGGATGCGGTTCTGGCTGAGGTTAATCAGGGGGGCGAAATGGTTGCCGCCGTACTTGCGGCGGAAGATGCAACTGTACCGGTTCTGATGCGGCGTGCTTCGCGCGGCAAGTGGTTACGTGCCGAGCCTGTCGCAGCCCTTTATGAACAGGGGCGTGTTCGCCATGCTGGACGCTTTGCGGCATTGGAAGACGAGATGTGCGATTTTGCGCCGGAAGGTCTTTCCAGCGGGCGTTCACCGGATCGCCTTGACGCGCTGGTCTGGGCGCTAACCGAACTGATGCTGGGTGCTGACCGAAAGCCGCGTATCCGACGTTTCGGATAA
- a CDS encoding head-tail connector protein encodes MTMFLVTPPALEPVTIADARAFLRISTDSEDDILRRIIKTARELVEAETGLALIDQTWRLRVDRWPRSGRLALFKYPVKAVTAVIAYRPDGNAISMEPEEFMLQHGRRPQRVYMAQYPDAQTFCGLEVDFIAGFGETGVEVPDALKLAILSLTAHLYENRAALDDAKAVLPAMVGQMVGSWRNISL; translated from the coding sequence ATGACAATGTTTCTTGTCACGCCGCCGGCGCTGGAGCCGGTGACGATTGCTGACGCACGCGCATTTTTGAGAATTTCAACCGATAGTGAAGATGATATTCTGCGCCGTATCATTAAGACAGCGCGGGAGCTTGTCGAAGCTGAGACGGGGCTTGCACTGATTGATCAGACTTGGCGCTTGCGTGTCGACCGTTGGCCGCGATCCGGTCGTCTCGCCCTTTTCAAGTATCCGGTAAAAGCTGTAACCGCCGTGATCGCATATCGTCCTGATGGTAATGCCATCAGCATGGAACCGGAAGAGTTCATGCTTCAGCATGGCCGTCGTCCGCAGCGTGTTTATATGGCGCAATATCCTGATGCGCAGACGTTCTGTGGCCTCGAGGTCGACTTCATTGCAGGGTTTGGGGAAACCGGCGTTGAAGTACCGGACGCACTCAAGCTGGCCATACTTAGTTTGACCGCTCATCTCTATGAAAACCGTGCGGCACTTGATGATGCTAAAGCGGTATTGCCCGCAATGGTCGGCCAGATGGTCGGCAGCTGGAGGAATATTTCTCTGTGA
- a CDS encoding penicillin-binding protein 1A, with translation MRKRADEDNDKKKRKPFRVSRLIGLDAWIDSGLYNLRFHVREWWENITIFSRRFRVRGFRRLVVEILDEGFTLGVIGSVVMLALALPAFEETKKDWRAQDNYAVTFLDRYGNEIGQRGILHRQAVPIDELPDHVLKAVLGTEDRRFFDHYGIDFWGLSRALSQNLRANGVVQGGSTLTQQLAKNLFLSNERTIERKIKEAFLAIWLESNLSKKEILQLYLDRAYMGGGTFGIAAASEFYFGKNIKDVSLAEAAMLAGLFKAPAKFAPHVNLPAARARANVVLSNMVESGFMSDGQVAVARRNPANIIDRAKSESPDYFLDWAFEEVKKITGNVPQHTLTVRTTLDRNIQKAAEESLEFYLRQNGKEYNVSEAATVVIANDGSVRALVGGRDYGESQFNRATKALRQAGSSFKPYVYAAAMEKGLTPNTIVSDAPISWGNWSPRNYGRSFAGRVDLTTALVRSLNSVPVRLARDHLTTAPIVALTKAMGVESPISSHKTMVLGTSEMTVMDQATGFNVFPNGGMAGNRHAFTQIISSEGKVIWDFSRDAPKPHRALSEKAAFEMNSMLVQVPERGTARRAALPMTRVGGKTGTTQNYRDAWFVGFTGNFTAAVWFGNDNFTPMKDLTGGVLPAMAWQRMMNYAHQNIELRPIPGITPAFPAPAKPAEPKLAATGKPEETMSAPPRVLSPVATKTLKELNDAFRKAPPVPALPARTKVSVL, from the coding sequence ATGCGTAAAAGAGCCGATGAAGATAATGACAAGAAAAAGCGTAAGCCCTTTCGGGTTTCGCGGCTCATCGGTCTTGACGCCTGGATTGACTCCGGCCTTTATAATCTGCGTTTTCATGTACGCGAATGGTGGGAAAACATCACCATCTTCTCCCGCCGTTTCCGCGTGCGCGGGTTCCGTCGCCTCGTCGTCGAGATTCTCGATGAAGGCTTTACGCTCGGCGTAATCGGTTCTGTTGTCATGCTAGCGCTTGCGCTTCCGGCGTTTGAGGAAACCAAAAAGGACTGGCGTGCGCAGGATAATTATGCCGTCACATTCCTCGACCGTTACGGTAACGAAATCGGTCAGCGCGGTATCCTTCACCGGCAGGCTGTGCCGATTGATGAACTGCCCGATCACGTCCTCAAGGCGGTGCTTGGCACCGAAGACCGCCGCTTTTTCGATCATTACGGCATCGATTTCTGGGGGCTCAGCCGTGCGCTGAGCCAGAACTTGCGCGCCAACGGCGTGGTGCAGGGCGGCTCCACGCTCACACAACAACTCGCCAAAAACCTGTTTCTTTCCAATGAACGTACGATCGAACGCAAGATCAAGGAAGCTTTCCTGGCTATCTGGCTTGAAAGCAATCTGAGCAAGAAAGAGATACTCCAGCTTTATCTCGACCGTGCCTATATGGGCGGCGGCACATTTGGCATCGCGGCAGCATCCGAGTTTTATTTTGGTAAAAACATCAAGGATGTGAGTCTCGCCGAAGCTGCCATGCTGGCAGGCCTGTTCAAGGCGCCGGCAAAGTTCGCACCCCACGTCAATCTTCCTGCCGCCCGCGCTCGCGCAAATGTCGTTCTTTCGAATATGGTCGAAAGCGGTTTCATGAGCGACGGACAGGTTGCCGTTGCACGCCGCAATCCTGCGAACATCATTGACCGCGCGAAGAGCGAAAGCCCCGACTATTTCCTCGACTGGGCCTTTGAAGAGGTGAAGAAGATCACGGGGAATGTGCCGCAACACACATTGACCGTCCGCACCACGCTCGACCGCAACATCCAGAAGGCCGCAGAAGAATCCCTCGAGTTTTATCTTCGCCAGAATGGAAAAGAGTATAACGTTTCCGAAGCGGCAACCGTTGTCATTGCCAATGATGGTTCCGTGCGTGCACTGGTGGGCGGTCGCGATTACGGCGAAAGCCAGTTTAACCGTGCAACGAAAGCACTTCGGCAAGCCGGATCATCTTTTAAACCTTATGTCTATGCAGCCGCTATGGAGAAAGGCCTGACGCCGAATACCATCGTGTCAGATGCCCCTATCAGCTGGGGCAACTGGTCACCACGCAATTATGGCCGCAGCTTTGCCGGTCGCGTGGACCTGACAACCGCTCTCGTGCGCTCGTTGAACTCCGTGCCGGTTCGGCTTGCGCGTGATCATCTGACGACCGCCCCAATCGTGGCTCTCACCAAGGCGATGGGTGTAGAATCACCCATTTCCTCCCATAAGACCATGGTGCTTGGCACATCTGAAATGACCGTGATGGATCAGGCGACAGGCTTCAACGTCTTCCCGAATGGTGGGATGGCTGGCAATCGTCATGCCTTCACGCAGATCATCTCTTCGGAAGGCAAAGTGATCTGGGATTTTTCCCGTGATGCGCCCAAACCACATCGGGCACTGTCTGAGAAAGCGGCCTTCGAGATGAATTCGATGCTGGTGCAGGTGCCTGAGCGCGGCACAGCACGACGCGCAGCATTGCCCATGACCCGCGTGGGAGGCAAGACCGGCACGACGCAGAATTATCGCGACGCCTGGTTTGTCGGATTTACCGGCAATTTCACCGCCGCCGTCTGGTTCGGCAATGATAATTTCACACCGATGAAAGATCTGACCGGTGGTGTGCTGCCTGCCATGGCCTGGCAGCGAATGATGAATTACGCCCATCAGAATATAGAGTTGAGGCCGATACCAGGCATAACGCCGGCTTTCCCAGCCCCGGCTAAGCCCGCCGAGCCAAAGCTCGCTGCGACCGGCAAGCCGGAAGAGACTATGTCAGCACCACCGCGCGTTCTCTCTCCTGTTGCAACGAAAACGCTCAAAGAGCTGAACGACGCTTTCCGCAAGGCGCCACCCGTTCCTGCGCTGCCAGCGCGCACTAAAGTATCGGTGCTTTGA